Below is a genomic region from Bartonella harrusi.
TCTGATAAACAGCGCAGTGCCTCTCATGTAAGAAGTCGCTCTCATTATAAAACTCTACAGTAGAGAAACTTTTTCATTTTTATTGTAAATCCTTTGAAATTCCTTTATGACTAAAAAGGTAGTTTTGGTCGCCTACGCAACGACCAATATGGGTTTGAAAGCCCGAAACCCTAGCGTAAAAATGGACCCACTTTGTGGGGATCCCGGAAGTCCGGGAGTTTTTGCTATGTCCAGGTGCTGTCAAGCACTAAAAGCAAAAAGCTGACTAGGGTTCAGTTCTTTCAACTCCCGGAATACCAACGCGAGGGCGCTCGCACCCGGTGGGGGAATGAAATGCAAGGCAAAGACCTTCTCAACGACATTTTTATCGGCAAAAAAATCCGCTTCAGAAGAAAAATGTTGAAAATGTCTCAAAAAGAATTGGGACACTCTTTAAATCTAAGCGCACAACAAATTCAAAAATATGAAACGGGTCTCAATCGTGTAAGCGCTGGGCGTTTGAAGGAAATTGCTGAAAAACTGGATGTTCCTCTTGCCTTTTTTTATGCTGATCTCTTAACAAAACAACAGCCTCCATACCATCATGATGAAATCATCTCGAGCAAAGAGGAATATCTGCTTTTAAAAAGCTTTAGAGTGCTAAACTCTGTAAAACAAAAAGCCATTTTACAGCTCCTCTCTGATCAGAAATAAAATCTTGGACAAACAAGATCAATACACAAAAGTGCTCCTGCTTTTCTCACCATCTTCTCTTTGATAAGCAGCGCAGTGCCTTTCATGTAAGAAGTCGCTCTCATTACAAAACTCTACAGTAGAGAAACTTTTTCATTTTTATTGTAAATCCTTTGAAATTCCTTTATGACTAAAAAGGTAGTTTTGGTCGCCTACGCAACGACCAATAGGGACCTTGAAAACCCGAAGCCTCGATATATAAACTTGCCCCGCTTTGCGGGTGTCCCGGAATTCCGGGAGTTTTTGCTATGTCCAGGTGCTTTTGGCACTAAAAGCAAAAAGGCTGATCGAGGTCAGATTTTCAAGCTCCCGGAATACCAACGCGAGGGCGCTCGCACCCGGTGGGGGAATGAAATGCAAGGCAAAGACCTTCTCAACGACATTTTTATCGGCAAAAAAATCCGCTTCAGAAGAAAAATGTTGAAAATGTCTCAAAAAGAATTGGGACACTCTTTAAATCTAAGCGCACAACAAATTCAAAAATATGAAACGGGACTCAATCGTGTAAGTGCCGGGCGCTTAAAGGAAATTGCTGAGAAGCTCAATGTGCCCCTTTCCTTTTTTTACGCTGATCTTTTAACAAAGCAACAGCCCCCATACCATCATGATGAAATCATCTCGAGCAAAGAGGAATATCTGCTTTTAAAAAGCTTTCGAGTGCTAAACTCTGTAAAACAGAAAGCCATTTTACAGCTCCTCTCTGATCAGAAATAAAATCTTGAACAAACAAGATCAACACGCAAAAGGACTATTGCTTTTCTCATAAGTTTTGATGTGATGCAAAATATAAAAGACAAAATATTGATTCATAATAATAATTCATCTTTTTGCATATTGAATAAGAGTTCCGAATATCCTAAGATTCTCTCATTTCAATCTTGTTTATGATAAATCAAATCAAACCATTCCCTTGCACGTAACAAGTGGGATTATCGTATGGATAAAAAAGAGAGAAGAAAGGAGTAAAAATGCCTGTTATGAATCGTCTAAATACCAAGGACTTTTGCAACATTGGCGGCTGGTAAAGAGTATGATGGTGCCGGCGTGTATCTTCATAAGCGTAAAGATGGTAGTGCTCAATGGCTTTACCGATATACCATCCACGGGCATCGTCGTGAAATCGGCTTGGGTACTTTAAGAAATATCTCTTTAAAAAAGCGCGTGAATGTGCAACAAAATGGCGTTCTGTTTTGAATGAAGGGCGAGCCCCCATTAAAGAACGTGACAAACAAAAACGCGGTACAAAATTTTCTAAGAACTAAGAACGCCGAAATGCTGTTTTCAACAGTTCGATTTGTTTATTTACTGGATTTTCCTCTTCTACAATATGGGAAAGTTCACCTTCTTTATCGGCACGCACATACTGCATACGTGCTTCAAGACGCAGTGAACGTGCAACAAAATGGCGAAAAACTTCCGGCAACTCTTGCCAATGGGCACTTTCTAATTCCAGTGTAGATGTATGAAGCGATACTTTTGCAATTTCTTTTTGTATTTGTTCTGTTGTCATTTCCCCTTCACGCTCTGCACGCAGCAGGAGCAGTTGAGAGGCAATTTGCATAAGCCTTGTACTAAGAAACATTGCTTCTTTTGCATAAATTGCAGAAATTTCTGCTGAAAGAGAACGGGCAACGAATTTGCCTTCTGTATCAATATAAGTTGCCGTTTCTTCGATCAATGTCATCGTCTCTTCATAAAGCCGATTAAAAGCATTTTCAAAAGCACTATGCTCAATCATGATAATGGGTTCATCATCGGAATGTTTATGTGCGCTCACGCTTTACATACTCCAAATATCAACACAAAAATTACGATACTCAAACGAAGTAACAATGAAAAAGTTTCTTTTGTCGCTATGATAAAAAGTTTTTTACTAACTACCTCTTTTAAAATTCGTGCGCAACATACTTCTTAAGCTAAGGTTAACGCGCCCTCTTATCGGATTACAGACGAATAGGTCTCCTTGCAAGGAACCGCTGTAGAGAACACTGTCTCTCATAATAATAGGCGACTGCCAATTGCACGACAATACCGCTTATAATAAGGAGTGTATCGGAAAAAAACGTTCCCGTCATCACTGTTTTTACAATTTGTCCAAACATAGCAAAAACAGTTCCTGTCACAAAGACAGGGAGGCTGTGTTTTCCTAAAACTGCTAAGGGATGTTGTGGTGAGACGTGAAAGCATTGACGCAAGCGAGGCAAGCAGAGGATGAGAGTTGCGAGAGCAACAACATGGAACAAACGCGGCAAACTTAAAAAAGTTTTATTAAAATTCATCAAAGGAGAAGACCATTGAAACCATCCCACAACGCCCCACCAATTTAAACGCACCCATAACAGCGAAAGCACAAGATAGCCGGCGGAAAGAACGATCAAAAAAGGCTGAAAGGGGATTGTTTTCCCTTGTTTTAAAGACAAAGTGCTGATCAAGCCTATGACAAACAACAATTGCCAAGACAAAGGGTTTAAAAACCACTTTCCCGCTAAAGGATAAGAAGGTGGAGCAATTTTATAAAATCCGCAAATGAGATAGAGCAGAAACGAGCCCAACAGCAGCAGCCCTTTTCTTTGACACCCCCAATAAAGTACAAAAGGTGCAAACAGCATCAAAACAATATAAAGCGGCAGAATATTATTATAGCCCAATTGATGCCCCAAGCTTAAAGTACTCAAAAATGCCACAAAAGGCTCTGTGAAAAAGAGCCCTATATTATTCATCGATAACAGCTTCTCGACACGCCATAATAAAAAGCCCCCTAAAAAAAGGATAAGCGTTGCAAAAGTTGTCAAAAGATAGGCCCCATAGAGCTGTAAAGCCCTCCACCAAAGTTTGCGAACCATAAAAAGCAAAGACTCTTGAGCAAGACGCGCGTGAAAACTCAATCCAAGCGAAACACCTGACAGCAAAACAAAAACTTCAGCAGCGTCAGAAAAACCGAAATTTCTATGTGTGATATGTTCATATAAAGTTCCAGGAATATGGTTGATGAAAATTGTCAATAAAGCTAAAGAGCGAAAAACATCAATACGCGTATCGCGATAAGAAGGATGTTCCTTATGATTAACAACACCTTTGTATCCCATAAATGGCTTCCCATAAGCAATAAGGTGATCTTTTCCTTGCGCACAGCGTATTTATAAGGTGAAATTTTATTTTGTTTATTTTAAAAATCAAGGACTTTATATGACAAAGCAACAAAACCAACCACCGAAATCTGTTTCTGACATGCGATCAGATCCTCGCACACCCTCTGAGTTTCAAACGCTCTCTGATCCTCATACAGCCTCTGCGTCTCAAACACCTTCACATCCTCAATCTGCCTCTCAAACGCCTTCTGATCCTCATACAGCCTCTAAGCCTCAAACGCACTCTCATCCTCAATCTGCCCCTCAAACGCTCTCTGATCTTCACACAGCCTCTGCGTCTCAAACGCACTCCCATCCTCAATCTGCCCCTCAAACGCCTTCTGAGCTTCACACAGCCTCTGAACCTCAAACGCACTCCCATCCTCAATCTGCCCCTCAAACACCTTCTGAGCTTCACACAGCCTCTGAACCTCACACCGCCTCTAAGCCTCAAACAGCATCTCATCCTCAATTGGTTTTGACATTAGATGTTCGACGGGCTGTAGACCCTGTCCTTTTGCGTCAACTTTTGCGAAGTAAACACGCATCAGCCAAATCTTTTGCATGCGTTATTCTTTATGACTCTGAGGGTGATGATGTTTTTTTACAAAAACAAGCACAACTCTATGGAGAAGATATTCAACGCACAGATACCGCCCTTCTCATTGCGGGTGACAGCCGCATTGCGGGCAGAATAAAGGCGGATGGCTTGCATATAGAGGGTGATCTTAACGCTCTTGAAAACCTTGAAAATCAGAAACGCGAGCAAAAAATCATCGGTTTTGGCAATGTGCGCAACCGCCATAGCGCCATGCTTGCTGGAGAAGCCGGTGTTGATTACCTTCTGTTTGGAAAACTTGGTGCTGATAAAAAACCGCATGCGCACCCGCGCAATGTTCAGTTAGGACAATGGTGGGCAGAGATTATGGAAATCCCGTCCATTCTTCAAGCAGGCAGTGACTTTGCAACTTTTGATGAAGTGTTAAACACCGCCTGTGAATTTATCGCTGTTGAAGAAATCCTTTTTTCCCACGACAAGCCCTTGCTAATCCTTGAAATGATGGCAAAAAAATGTAAAAACCCATGACTGTGATACGGGGGAAACCTTCATAAGAAAACATACGCAAAACAGTGGTAAAAAATCCCACACGCATCTTTGTACTCTATAAATGACACACACAATGATAAAAAGGGGCATAAAATGAAATACAGAGGAACACTTGAAGAGCTAAAAAAATCATTCGCAAAGCCGGATATAACTTCATAATAGCTAAGCCCACACAACACACCTCCTCTGGTTCAGTGCATCAGAGCAGAACCTCTGAGGGACATAAAATCACAGTATATAAACTCGTGCAACGCTTCTCCTTTGATCCAATGTCTCCGATCAAAACCTACGAGACTGGCATCATCAATTGGTGTGAAAAAACAGGAATAATCAGTATTCAAGGTGACCTAGCCATACAAGAGAAACTAAAAGAAGTATTGCCTCCCCATATTGAAGAAAAATCTCAAAACCCTTCTCCAAAAACTTCCCTCTCGCCTTCCCCTTCTTCAGAAGCTCCTCTCTTACCTCCCCCTCCTCCAAAATTTTTTATCGTTCACGGTCATGATCATGTTTCCTTAGATTACCTCGAACTTACTCTTCGCAGGCTTGAACTTGCCCCTTACATCTTACAAAATACGAGCGGTAATGGTTTAACAATCATTGAAGCTTTGGAACAAGAAATCTGTGCGCAAAACCGTTCTATAAAATTTGGTATTGTATTGCTTACTCCCGATGACATGGGCTATGCTAAAACTGATGGTCCACAAAAAGCACGACCTCGTGCACGCGAAAATGTTATTTTTGAAATGGGCATGTTAATATCCGCGCTTTCTCGCAAAAATGTTGCCATTCTCATGAAAGAAGATGTTGATCTTCTTTCAGATATCAAAGGGATTAGGTATATTCCTTTCAAGAACCATGTAAAAGAAACAGTACCAAAACTTATCGATCGATTACTAGACTCTGGATTTGATTTAGATCCAAAGAAAATGGCTAAAGCATCCAATTAAATTTTAACAACGGCCTCATATTGATTTTGCAATACATTCTGCGCGCCTATAATAGACTTCAAAAGAAAATATCCAATACGCCAGAGTTCCACTGCTTTTCTCACCATTTTCGATTGGATAAACAGCGCAGTGCCTCTCATGTAAGAAGCCGCTCTCATTATAAAACTCTACAGTACAGAAACTTTTTCATTTTTATTGTAAATCCCCTAAAATTCCTTTATGACTAAAAAGGTAGTTTTGGTCGTCTACGCAACGATCAATAGGGCCTTGAAAACCCTAAAATCCGAGCACAAAAATAAACCCATTACCATGGGTAATCCCGGGATTCCGGGAGTTTTTGCTATGTCCAGGTGCTGTCAAGCACTAAAAGCAAAAAGGCTGACTCGGATTCAGTGTTTTCAAGCTCCCGGAATACCAATGCGAGGGCGCTCGCACCCGGTGGGGGAATGAAATGCAAGGCAAAGACCTTTTTCGCGACATGTTTATCGGCAAAAAAATCCGCTTCAGAAGAAAAATGTTAAAAATGTCTCAAAAAGAATTGGGGCAATCTTTGAGGTTAAGCGCACAACAAATTCAAAAATATGAAACGGGTCTCAATCGTGTAAGCGCTGGGCGTTTGCAGGAAATTGCTGAAAAACGCGATGTGCCCCTGTCCTTTTTTTATGCGGATCTCTTAACAAAGCAAGAGCCCCCATACCATCATGATGAGATCATCTCGAGCAAAGAGGAATATCTGCTTTTAAAAAGCTTTCGAGTGCTGAACTCTGTAAAACAGAAAGCAATTTTACAGCTCCTCTCTGATCAAAAATAAAGTTTTTAACGTTATAACGTTACAATCCATAACATTGAAGACATTGCTCTATTCTCTAAAAGAGTATCAAAAACAATGTTGTTAACGGAAAACATGAGGCATGTTGGTGCAGTTTCAAATTGCTCATTTCTTTAAAGAGCTTTATTACTTAAAAAGCGTTTTGGTCGCTTACGTAACGACTAATATAGCCCTTAAAGCCCCGATAGGATAAATTTACCCTGCTTTATAGGTATTTTAGAATTCCGGGAGATTTTGCTCTGTCCAAGTGCTTTTAGCACTAAAAGCAAAATGCTGATCGAGGTCAGTTCTTTCAACTCCCGGAATACTAATGCGAGGGCGCTCGCACCCGGTGGGGGAATGAAATGCAAGGCAAAGACCTTCTCAACGACATTTTTATCGGCAAAAAAATCACTTCAGGAGAAAATATTAAACAAACAAGATCAATACGCAAAATGACAATCATTTTCTCATCATTTTCACTTTGAAGTAAACCGCAAAAATGAGAGTGCTACTCAAATGTAAGCACGCAACAAATTCAAGAATATGCAACAGGATTAAATCATCTAAATGCGGGACGTTTGAAAGAATTTGTCTATTAAACATAAGCTTTCATTGCTCTTGAAGATGATTGTTAAAAAAACGCATGAAAGATTGATTTATTCCCGCTTGATTAGAAATTGATATTTTGTTACAGCGTGGTAAATAGTAAAATGTTCTTAATTTATAGAAGCTTCCCAATTTAGAAGACTTCTGAAGAGGAAGTAATAATAAGGGGAAATCAAAATGTTCAAATATTTAGTGTTGCCACCGCTTGTGTTGGCAGCGGGTTGTGCGTCTGTTAACGGAATTTCATCCAGTTATGTTGGTCAAGGTATTAAGCCGAGTGCTGTGAAATTTATCGCTAACGATTTTTATCAAGAGATCAAAAATCGTTTACCAGCAGCAACAACAACGCTTATTATAAAGAAAAACAATCCAGCAGATAACTTTACCCCCGTATTTGTCGATCTATTACGGCGAAAGGGATATCATGTGATCTCTACAGATCAACCCAAACAACAGCAAAACATGGGTGTAACTTTAACTTACATGCTAACACCAAAAGAGAATGGACGTATAGTTTCTATTTTTCAGTATGTGTGGAATGGAGAGCTCTGTGATCATATCCGTATGTATGATAATAAATAAATCCGCTCTTCGAGGTGCAAGTTTTATTTATTTGAGACGGCAAAACTTAAAAACTGTCTCTCAAAAAGAGAGATTTGCACCTCAAAAAGCTCTTCTTTTTGAGCCAAGCTGTTTGCGTTTTATTGGTCACGGCTCAAATGACTTTATTCCTTAAAATGGCTTTATGATAAAAAGGGTGTTTTGGACACCTACACAACAACCAATGGGGCTCGTAAAGCCCCCAAAACCTCGATAAATAAATTTGCCCTGCTTTGCAGCTATCTCAAAATTCCGGGAGATTTTGTTCTGTCCAGGTGCTTTTAGCACTAAAAGCAAAAATGCTGACTAGAATTCAGTCTTTTGTACTCCCGGAATACCAATGCGAGGGCGCTCGCACCATGGTTTGAGAAATGAAATGCAAGGCAAAGACCTTCTTAACGACATTTTTATCGGCAAAAAATTGCTTCAGAGAAAAATATTAAACAAACAAGATCAACACGCAAAAGGACCACTGCTTTTCTCACCATCTTCGATTGGATAAACAGCGCAGTGCCTCTCATGTAAGAAGCCGCTCTCATGACAAAATTCTACATTACAGAAACTTTTTCATTTTTATTGTAAATCCCCTAAAATTCCTTTATGACTAAAAAGGTAGTTTTGATCGAATACGCAACGATCAATAGGGCCTTGAAAACCCTAAAATCCGAGCACAAAAATAAACCCATTACCATGGGTAATCCCGGGATTCCGGGAGTTTTTGCTATGTCCAGGTGCTGTCAAGCACTAAAAGCAAAAAGGCTGACTCGGATTCAGTGTTTTCAAGCTCCCGGAATACCAACGCGAGGGCGCTCGCACCCGGTGGGGGAATGAAATGCAAGGCAAAGACCTTCTCAACGACATTTTTATCGGCAAAAAAATCCGCTTCAGAAGAAAAATGTTGAAAATGTCTCAAAAAGAATTGGGACAATCTTTAAATCTAAGCGCACAACAAATTCAAAAATATGAAACGGGTCTCAATCGTGTAAGCGCTGGGCGTTTGCAGGAAATTGCTGAGAAACTCAATGTGCCCCTGTCCTTTTTTTATGCGGATCTCTTAACAAAGCAAGAGCCCCCATACCATCATGATGAGATCATCTCGAGCAAAGAGGAATATCTGCTTTTAAAAAGCTTTCGAGTGCTGAACTCTGTAAAACAGAAAGCAATTTTACAGCTCCTCTCTGATCAAAAATAAAGTTTTTAACGTTATAACGTTACAATCCATAACATTGAAGACATTGCTCTATTCTCTAAAAGAGTATCAAAAACAATGTTGTTAACGGAAAACATGAGGCATGTTGGTGCAGTTTCAAATTGCTCATTTCTTTAAAGAGCTTTATTACTTAAAAAGCGTTTTGGTCGCTTACGTAACGACTAATATAGCCCTTAAAGCCCCGATAGGATAAATTTACCCTGCTTTATAGGTATTTTAGAATTCCGGGAGATTTTGCTCTGTCCAGGTGCTGTCAAGCACTAAAAGCAAAAAGGCTGATTAAGCTCAGTATTTTCAAGCTCCCGGAATACCAACGCGAGGGCGCTCGCACTCGGTGGGAGGGAGTGAAATACAAACCAAAAAAACCTTCTTAAAAGCATTTTTATTGGCAAAAAAATCCGCTTCAGAAGAAAATATTAAACAAACAAGATCAACACGCAAAAATGCCACTGCTTTTCTCACCATCTTCTCTTTGAGAAGCAGCGCAGTGCCTCTCATGTAAGAAGCCGCTCTCATGACAAAATTCTACAGTACAGAAACTTTTTCATTTTTATTGTAAATCCCCTAAAATTCCTTTATGATTTAACCATATGATTTTGGTCGCCTACGCAACGATCAATAGGGACTTGAAAACCCGAAACTCAAACATAAAGATGAACCCACTTTGTGGGTATCCCGGAATTCCGGGAGATTTTGCTATGTCCAGGTGCTTATCAAGCACTAAAAGCAAAATGCTGATTTGAGTTCAGTGTTTTCAAGCTCCCGGAATACCAACGCGAGGGCGCTCGCACCCGGTGGGGGAATAAAATGCAAGGCAAGAACCTTTTTCGCGACATTTTTATCGGTAAAAAAATCCGCTTCAGAAGAAAAATGTTGAAAATGTCTCAGAAAGAATTGGGGCAATCTTTAAATCTAAGCGCACAACAAATTCAAAAATATGAAACGGGTCTCAATCGTGTAAGTGCTGGGCGTTTGCAGAAAATTGCTGAGAAGCTCGATGTGCCCCTGTCCTTTTTTTATGCGGATCTCTTAACAAAGCAACAGCCCCCATACCATCATGATGAGATCATCTCGAGCAAAGAGGAATATCTGCTTTTAAAAAGCTTTAGAGTGCTAAATTCTGTAAAACAAAAAGCCATTTTACAGCTCATCTCTGATCAAAAGGAAAATAATTTTCAAAATTAATATCATTATTTTTGATTATCTTATGAGAAATCACAATACTCAGGAGCATCGTTCATTTCTTCTCGTAAAACTTTAATAAGTGTTTTATTTTCTCATTATATTCGGGTACGTAATTTTTTCTATTTGTTGTGTTTACAATAACGTATAATTCGCTTGCAATACATGAAAGAAGCTCTTTTTATGATAGAATAACCAGACATTCTATAGAAGGGTCTTCGAGTGCATAAGGAGTTGCGTATGCATCATGATCTCCGATTTCAAAGTTATGAACATATAAACAATATGCCATAACAACCCCCTGTTCTATTAACCAATTTCTAAAGCTATTGAAAGCAAGGCGTTTTGTAGCCTCTAAAAAATTGATGTGATATTTTTTTCTAACATTTTGCCTATTAACCTGTTCCCATGTTGTGGTTTTTTCTTTTTGAGAAATTTTTTAAAAGAAAGCGTTATTCCACTAAAATTTTTCTTAACAGGCTTATTTTTATTGTGTCATATCTCACCATCTTCTCTTTATTATAGAGAGATCTGCTTTTTTATGTAATGCCTTTTTAGCATATCTTTTACAATTTCATTTTGTACTTTATCAAATTTTTCAGTAATAATTGGGAAGATGTTATCATTTTTGAAAACGAGAGATCTTTTTAATTTTTTATAATATTTATTAAAGTTTTCTCATTGTTTTTCGTTTTGAGGAATTGCATTAAAATGATGTGCTTGCCTAGGGACAGATTGATTAAATTTAACTAATTTTACTGTAAAATTTTCTTTTTTTCGCTTACCATTTTTTTAATTTTATGCTAATATTTCTAACATTCTTAACAGTAACAGGTTCACTAGGCTCGAATTTTTCCATAAATTCAGTACCCAATGTAGTATTAAGATGTTTATTAGCATAATTGATTCTTGCTAATAAATTTTTCTTGAGATTTTTTTTCATAGCGTCCCGCTTTTTTGAAAAAATTTTTCATTACAATTCTTTAAAAAAACCCTTATGTGAGTACTAATCTTATAAGGGTCTTTTATTTTAGCTTTCTAAAAATTTTTGTAATCTTTCTTTATTGATTTCAGTTAGTGGACCTTCGTAAGTTTTACCTCTACCTAATATATCAAAAAGATAATATGATTTATTACCTTCATTTGTTAGTATTATGGAAATAACAAGA
It encodes:
- a CDS encoding helix-turn-helix domain-containing protein; translation: MQGKDLLNDIFIGKKIRFRRKMLKMSQKELGHSLNLSAQQIQKYETGLNRVSAGRLKEIAEKLDVPLAFFYADLLTKQQPPYHHDEIISSKEEYLLLKSFRVLNSVKQKAILQLLSDQK
- a CDS encoding helix-turn-helix domain-containing protein, coding for MQGKDLLNDIFIGKKIRFRRKMLKMSQKELGHSLNLSAQQIQKYETGLNRVSAGRLKEIAEKLNVPLSFFYADLLTKQQPPYHHDEIISSKEEYLLLKSFRVLNSVKQKAILQLLSDQK
- a CDS encoding DUF1465 family protein, with translation MSAHKHSDDEPIIMIEHSAFENAFNRLYEETMTLIEETATYIDTEGKFVARSLSAEISAIYAKEAMFLSTRLMQIASQLLLLRAEREGEMTTEQIQKEIAKVSLHTSTLELESAHWQELPEVFRHFVARSLRLEARMQYVRADKEGELSHIVEEENPVNKQIELLKTAFRRS
- a CDS encoding OpgC family protein, giving the protein MGYKGVVNHKEHPSYRDTRIDVFRSLALLTIFINHIPGTLYEHITHRNFGFSDAAEVFVLLSGVSLGLSFHARLAQESLLFMVRKLWWRALQLYGAYLLTTFATLILFLGGFLLWRVEKLLSMNNIGLFFTEPFVAFLSTLSLGHQLGYNNILPLYIVLMLFAPFVLYWGCQRKGLLLLGSFLLYLICGFYKIAPPSYPLAGKWFLNPLSWQLLFVIGLISTLSLKQGKTIPFQPFLIVLSAGYLVLSLLWVRLNWWGVVGWFQWSSPLMNFNKTFLSLPRLFHVVALATLILCLPRLRQCFHVSPQHPLAVLGKHSLPVFVTGTVFAMFGQIVKTVMTGTFFSDTLLIISGIVVQLAVAYYYERQCSLQRFLARRPIRL
- a CDS encoding TIR domain-containing protein; the encoded protein is MSPIKTYETGIINWCEKTGIISIQGDLAIQEKLKEVLPPHIEEKSQNPSPKTSLSPSPSSEAPLLPPPPPKFFIVHGHDHVSLDYLELTLRRLELAPYILQNTSGNGLTIIEALEQEICAQNRSIKFGIVLLTPDDMGYAKTDGPQKARPRARENVIFEMGMLISALSRKNVAILMKEDVDLLSDIKGIRYIPFKNHVKETVPKLIDRLLDSGFDLDPKKMAKASN
- a CDS encoding helix-turn-helix domain-containing protein; its protein translation is MQGKDLLNDIFIGKKIRFRRKMLKMSQKELGQSLNLSAQQIQKYETGLNRVSAGRLQEIAEKLNVPLSFFYADLLTKQEPPYHHDEIISSKEEYLLLKSFRVLNSVKQKAILQLLSDQK
- a CDS encoding helix-turn-helix domain-containing protein; this encodes MQGKNLFRDIFIGKKIRFRRKMLKMSQKELGQSLNLSAQQIQKYETGLNRVSAGRLQKIAEKLDVPLSFFYADLLTKQQPPYHHDEIISSKEEYLLLKSFRVLNSVKQKAILQLISDQKENNFQN